TGAAGTCGCTGATCAAGGTGATCTGCAAGAGCCGGGCGTACCAGCTGTCGGCCGTCCCGAACGAGTTCAACAAGCACGACAAGCAGACTTATGCCCGGTACTACCCGCGGCGGCTGAGCGCGGAAGTGTTGCTCGACGCGGTGAACCAGGTGGCCCACAGCCCGCAAGCGTTCAACGGCTTACCGAAAGACAAGAACGCGCCGGCCCGAGCGATCCAGCTGCCGGACGAGTCGTTCAGTTCGTACTTCCTGGAAGTGTACGGCCGGCCGCAGCGGATCAGTGCCTGTGAGTGCGAGCGGGTGAGCGAGGCGAACCTGGCCCAGGCGCTGCACATGCTGAACAGCGACGATGTTCAGGGCAAGATCACCCGCTCCGGCGGCCGAGCCGACCTGCTGGCCCGGGCGGACGACAAGCGGCCGGACGCCGAGAAGGTCGAGGACTTGTTCCTGTGGGCGTTCGGCCGCAAGCCGAGCCCGGACGACCTGAAGGCGGCCCTCGACCACGTCCACAAGAACGAGAAGACCAAGAAGGTGGCGTTCGAGAACATCCTGTGGGCGTTGCTGAACACGAAGGAGTTCGTGTTCAACCAGTGAGTTGTGTACCGCATCCGGTCAACCGTGCCGCCCGCGAACTTTGTGTTCGCGGGCGGTTTTTGCTTTATGTGGCCAGATGTTTACCTGTACAAATAGGAGGGACCGGCAAAACTTCCTGAAAATTGCGAAAGGAAATAGGTCATGGCAGATGAAGAACCAACGAACTTGGAGGAGCCTACCCGAAGTATCATTCGCGGCGTTCTCAAAGGCTTTTGGGATTGGTGGACCAGCGACCGGCGCACCTCCGAAAATCATCTTGAGCCGACCCGCGGAGTACTGATCCTCGGCCCCGGGGGAACCGGGAAGACGACCTTCGCACGTCTCATGTCCGGTAAGATTGACTGGCTCGACGAGTTCTCGGGCAGGTATACTGAGAGTGTTGAACTTGAACAGTTTACACTTTTGGACGATCCGGATGTTGAAGTCGTTGTTGCTCCGGGCCAGCAGTATCGTAGGGCTTCGACATGGCCTGAACTGTTGAGGCAGGTGGCCGCCGGCGACTACCGGGGACTCGTACTGGTGAACGCTTACGGTTACCATACTTTCAGTACACCGAGCTACAAATATCACCGGCTTTTCACGGGCTCAAAGCCGGACTTTTTGAAGGCGTATTTTGACGACCGGAGGACCGATGAGCTTCGAGTTTTGCGGGAAGTTGTTCCCCACCTCTCAATTTGTCCCAAGAAAATTTGGGTTCTTTCCGTCGTTACCAAACAAGACCTCTGGGCCAGCCAGCAGCAAGCGGTCGAGACCCATTACCAGATCGGGGAATACGCGGCAGAAATCCAGACCGTAGCCGCAGCTTTGGGAGCGCAGCGATTCCGTCATGAGATCGTGTTCCTGTCGCTCGTGTTGCGAAACTTGGAAACATTGGCGAACGAGCCGCTTCAATCGACCGAAGCTGGGTACGACATGCGACGATTGACAAACTCGATCCAGAACATGAGTCAAATTGTCGAAGGATTGAAGAGTTGGGAGGAGAAGCAGTGACTGTATCTACCGAACTTGATAGCCCGGGCATGTTTATTGAGCGGGCAGTGCCATTACTCAAAGAGTATCTAAATAAGGTCACTGGCGTTCAAAAACAAATCCGCGATCTTCGCAACGAATACGAACAATCGAATGGCGTTTACGGTGCCGATACGAATGCAATATATAAAGCCGAATTCGATTCTTTGCAGCAATACTTTAATCGACTCAATCCGGCCTTGGATTTTTTTTCCCAACAAGTGTCGGGTATGATTGAACAGGGACAAGTAGACCCGCTTACGAGAGTCGAGCTGCAAATGCGTCTGGCAGAATTGGAGTCAGCCCTGCTTCAAATTCCCTATCTACTCCAAGCGTATCGTATTCGGTAACACTCCCGAGACCAACTGCTGGCAACGACCGAAAAGACCGCCGAGAAGGTCGAGGACTTGTTCCTGTGGGCGTTCGGCCGCAAGCCGAGCCCGGACGACCTGAAGGCGGCCCTCGACCACGTCCACAAGAACGAGAAGACCAAGAAGGTGGCGTTCGAGAACATCCTGTGGGCGTTGCTGAACACGAAGGAGTTCGTGTTCAACCAGTGAGCCGGACGGCGCCGGCAAAATGATCGAAGGAATCCGGGGCGGGAGCGACGGGGTGAAAGTTTCACCCCGTCGCTCCCGCCCCGGGTATTTTGTGGGGAACACAGCTCTCGCTACGCCTTCGGCGTATTAAGAGCGCAGACACTGTTGTCGCGTTGAGTTCAATCGTGATCTTCTCTGGGCTGGGCATTATTCACCCGGATCGAAGTTGACGAACACTCATACAATCACAAAATCGCTGCCGCCTTGCCTGGAGCTTGGACTTCTCGGTAAAATGGTACACGCGACGGCGGCTCCGGGTTCCCGAACCGCTTTTGTCGCCCACCGATTACCGATGATCGCGCATATAGGGGCAACAATGGCTCACGACCTGACTTACGGCGAAGCCCGCGCTGACGCCGCGGCCCAGATGGTCGAGAACGCGCGGGCCGCGTTCATCCGCCGCACCTACGGCCACCTCACCGGCGCTATCCTGGCGTTCGTCGCGGCCGAGACGGCCCTGTTCGCGACCGGATCGGCCCAGGATTTCTGCCAGGAGCTGTTCTCGACGCGATACGGCATGCTGTTCCTCATGCTCGCGTTCATGGTCGGCGGCTACGGAGCCCGAGTGGTCGCGCACGCGTCGCTGTCGCCGGCCGTCCAGTACCTCTGCCTGGGGCTCTACGTCGCCCTCGAAGTGGTCATCTTCCTGCCGATGCTTTACGCCGCGGATCGGTTCTTCCCGGGGCAATACGTGGCCGTGAAGGCCGGGATCGTGACACTCTCGGCCCTCGCCGGGTTGACGATCGGGGTGTACATGTCCGGGGTCAACTTCTCGTTCCTCGGACCGATCCTGTGGGTACTCTCGTTCGTCGCCCTCGGGGCGATCGTGGCGTCCGCCATCTTCGGGTTCCAGTTGAACATCCTGTTCTCGGTCGCGATGGTGGTCTTGACCGCCGGGTTCATCGTGTACACCACCTCGAACGTACTCCACGAATACCGCGCCGACCAGCACGTGGCTGCGGCCCTTGAGCTGTTCGCGTCGGTCGCCCTCATGTTCTGGTACGTCTTGCGGATCTTCATGTCCTTCGGCCGGAACGACTGAGTCGGGAGTCATCAAGTCGCAAGTCATCAGGTCTTCAAGTCAACACCCGTCGCTCAGCAATCGGCGGCAATGGGTGCTGACTTGAAGACCTGATGACTTGACGACTTGATGACTAGAATTTTCAGACGCAGACTTCGAGTGTCAGGAAGTTGTCCGGCTCTTTCGCGTACAGTTCGCAGGCGCGGCGGAGCGTCTTGATCCGGTCCGCGTGCCACGGGTTTTCCAGGTTCGGGAGCGTGTCCGGGTACGGGAACGCGGTCAGGTGATCGACCCGGACCAGCATCGCCCGGACCTTGCGAATCCGCTCGTCGCCGACCACCTCGCAGGTCAAGAACAGTGTGTATTTGATCTTGGTGACGGGCAAGCCGGCGTCCAGCCTGATCTGCCCGGCCGCGAAGTGTTCGGCCACCGCGTTGAGGGCGAAGTTCAGCAGATACCACCGGTCGGCCTTGGCGATCGGCAGGATCGGCTCGTCCGGCGTACACGCTCGCGCCGCGGTCAAGACTTTGTCGATCGCCACCTGGTTCAGAAACACTTCTTCCAGCGACCGCTCCAACACCGTGCGAATTTTCAGATAGCCGTCGGCGAAGATGTTCAGACTGACGATGACGCGGTTCAGGAACTCCTTCGAGTGCCACTCGCGGTGCGCCTTGTACCATCCCCAGTACCGCCCGACGACGAACGACGCAACCGTCGACGCGACCCCGACGATGGCCGCCACGACCAATTTCTTGCCCGAGTCGGTGGCGATCTGGTCGAGCGGTTCGACTCCGAAGAGGGACAGCATCATGCACTCCGGGACCGGCGAGCGGGAATTCCGTCCCGTCATTTTAGAAATTAGAGACCCGACATCGATGACCGGCGAGCGGGGGGCGTTAGCCCCCTGATTCTGGAGACTGCATTCAGCGGTAGGCAGTCCCCTGATTCTGGAGACGAACGTCCCCGCTCGCCGGTAAAAGGCAGAATCAGGGGGCTAACGCCCCCCGCTCGCCTACTTACACTTCCAGCTTCCACGGCGCCCGCATCTCGCGGGCGATCATCTTGTTGCCCAGGTCGGCGTTGTCGCCGGTGAAGGTGTGGGCCTTCGGGTCCCAGGTGAACTTCTTGCCGGTCCGCAGGGCGATCACGCCCAGGTGGCAGACGATCACCGACCCGCCGCCGACGGTCGCGCTGCAGATCGGCGCCTCGCGGGTCTTGATGCACTCCAGGAAGTTGCCGACGTGGTTGGTCGGCCGGCTCGGGTAGAGCTTCGGGTCATCCTTGAGCGGCTCGGACAGGATCTTGGCGTCGCTCGCCACGACCATGCCGCGGTTCACAAACACCGTCCCCTTCTCGCCGAACACCATCACGCCGTTCTCGTCGCCGTTGATCCCGTCGAGTTCGACCTCCTCGACCTTGCCGTCCTTCTTGACCTTCTTGGTGAGCGGCTTGCCGTCGGCCCGGTAGAGTTCCTTGACCTTGGTCCCGCGGCCGTCCATCGCGATTACCTCGGCGCCGCTCGCGTAGGTGTACTTCACCTTGAACGTGGGGTGGCAGTTGTACCCGTCGCCCTTGGCGTAGGGGGCGGCCGCCTCGATCACTTCCACGCCGGTCGGCCCGTCGCCGTCCATGCCCAGGCACCACTGGGCGATGTCCAGGTGGTGGGCGCCCCAGTCGGTCATCTTCCCGCCGCTGTACTCGTACCACCAGCGGAACTCGTAGTGGCAGTTCGTCTTGCCGCCGTCGAGCCGGTACGGGACTTCGGCGGTCGGGCCGAGCCAGAATTCCCAGTCGAGTTCTTTCGGCGGCTCGACGGCCTTAATCGGGCCGCTGGTCGGGTTGCCGCCGATGCGGCACTCGATCTTCTTGACCTTGCCGATCCGGCCGGCCCGGATGACGTCGGCCGCGAGCCGGAACTGCGGCATCTCGCTCCGCTGCTGGCTCCCGGTCTGGAGAACTTTGCCGGTCTCCTTCACGACCTTCTGGAGGGCCAGCGATTCCTCGATCGTGAGGGTCAGCGGCTTCTCGCAGTAGACGTCCTTGCCCTTGCGGAGGGCCTCGATGGCGACGAGCGCGTGCCAGTGGTCCGGGGTGGCGACGACGACCACGTCCAGGTCCTTGCGGTCGGTCAGCTTGCGGAAGTCGTGGTACGCTTCCGCGTCGTGGCCGTTCTTCTTGAACTCTTCCTGGGCCCGCTTGACGTGCCGGGCGTCGACGTCGCACGCGGCCACGTGGGCGAGTTGCTTGAAGCCCTTGGTGGTCCCGTAGATGCCGAACGCGCGGCTCTGCGCGCTGCCGATGCCGATCCAGCCGAAGTTCAGCTTGCCGTTGGCGGCGACCGGCTTGGCCGCGGCCGCGCGGGCCGTTTCCTCGGCCCCGTGAACGTCCCGGGCGTACCACAGGGGCAGGCCGGCCGCGGTCATGCCGGCCAGCGATTGTCGCATAAACCCACGGCGGGAAAGGTTGCCGCGCTCGCTCATCGTCGCTCCTCGCGTCTCGGGGGGAAGGGTGTACGGGCGGGAAAGGTCCGAACCGTTCGAGTATCTTAAACCCACGAGTACGGTGGGGTAAACGAGAAAAGCGGGAGGCGGAGTGTATCAAATGAAACGCCTCGGAAACGCCCGACCCGTTTCACGCGCCGCAAGTGGACCGAGGCCCGCGGCGGCGACCGCGACACTCGTAAGACACTACCGCACTCCTGCGCATTCTTTTAGAATCCTCTCAGAACAAAATCTCCGGCAGCCTCCCATCGTGACCCACAGCGAGGCCCGGTTACTTCAACTGGAAGGGGCGGCGCAACCGTTTACCGTCACCATTCGCGTCGCGGTCCCAATATCGGGCACGTTGTAAGCCGCCCACTTCGGAAATCCCCGCGCGTTTTCCTTGCGGCGGGCACGTTCGGGTGCAACACTGAGAGGACTTCCAGAGTACGACGGTTGCCGTGATGGACGATCTGTCCCCCGAACAATCCGCCTCGACCTCCTCTCCCTACCCCACGCCGGGGGCACTGGCCCGCGCCAAGCCCGTGGCCCCGTCGTTCGTGTCCGTCCCGGCCGACGCCAGTATCTGTGAAGTCGCCCCCGTCCCACCGCGGCGCGTCGTCCGCCCGACGGTGGTCGCCCCGCCGCCACTCCCGCGGGCGAGTCGCGTCGACACCGATTCGTCGCGAACGGCCGACCGGCCCGAACGACGTCCGAAATCCCGCCCGAAGATCGTGCCGGTCACGCGGCTCTTGCTGGTGCTGGGGTGCTTCGCGGGCATGATGGCGGTGTCGTTCGGTCAACTGGTCCAGGCCCTCGTGACGGACGCCACGGAAGTGTCGGAGTTGCCAGAGGCGATCCTCCGCGAGCAGATCATCCGCCACACGGTCCTGTTCGAGGGCTTGGACACGCTGATCGTGGTCGCCGGGCTGGTCATCGCCGGCCGCCCGCCGGCCCGCTCGGCCGTCCTCCACCGCGGGTTGACGTGGGCATCGGCCGGACCCGCGCTCCTGCTGCTGCTCGGGGTGAACATCGGATACCACCTGTTCCTCCGCAACCTGTTCAAACCTTACTCGGACGGGGACGGGGACGTGCAGGTCGTGGATCTCGGCCTGGCCCACCAGTGGTGGTGGGCGATTTTGCTCGTCTGCGTCCAGCCGGCGGTCGTGGAAGAGCTGATGTTCCGCCACCTCCTGCTCGGGCACCTGCGGCCGCACCTCGGCCTGCACGGGGCGGTCTGGATCTCGGGCGTCGTCTTCGGCATGGCCCACCTGGGCAACATCGTGGGTTGGCCGGTGTTGATGCTGCTCGGGGCCGCGTTCGGGTACGCCCGGGCGTGCAGCGGCTCGCTGGCGTTGCCGATCGCCCTCCACTTCCTGCACAACTTCGCCGTCCTCGGCATCGAAGCGTACACTTCCAAGTGACGACGGGCACCCGCCCGGGAGTAGCCGTGCTTCGCCTGACCCTGTTCGCGTGTGTGGCGACCGGCCTCGCGGCCGCGGTCGCGGCGGCCCCGCCCCTTGACCCGCGGGCGGCCCGGCCCGAACTCCGCCTGCTCCTGCCGATGTACGTCTTCCCGAACCCGGACCCGGCGTCGGCCGAGTACAAGGCGTGGCAGGAATTGATCGACGCCCGCGGGGCGCCGGTGGTCGTGGTCCTGAACCCGAACAGCGGCCCGGTCGTCGACCGCAACCCGGCCGTTCCCGCGCAGAAAATCAACCGCGAGTGTTACGACAAGGTCCTCGCCCGGGCGAAGGCGAACCCGGACCTGTCGTTCGTCGGGTACGTGACCCTGAGCGACAACAAGTCCGAGCCGCGGAACGGGCAGCCCGAGTGGATCACCCGCGACCCGAAGGCGATCGCCCGGGACGTCGACCTGTGGTACTCGATCTACGGGAAGGACAACCCCCGGTTCCGCGGCATTTTCTTCGACCTCCAACCGGCCTTCGACCCCGAGCAACTCTCCGCGGCGAACAAAGCTGTGGAACACGTCTACCGCACGCACCCGACGGCCCTCGTGGTCCGGAACGCGGGCCGGGTGCCCGACTCCCCGGACGTCTTGAAGCCGGCCGCGGACGACGTGGTGTGCCTGTGGGAGAAGGACGCGAAGGCCGACCCGTTCGAGGCGTTCGCCCTGCCGGCGTGGGCGGGGAAGAAGGCGGCGGACAGCCGTCCCGTGTACGGACCGGACCGGTTCCTGGCCCTGATCTACCACCAGCCCGAGGCCGAGGTGAAGTACGTGCGGGCCGTCCGCGACAAGGGCGTCGGCTGGCTGTGCGTGACCGACGGAAGTGGCGACTGGAACCGCCTGCCGTCGTACTGGAAGGATCTGGTCAAGGCGGTGGCCGCGGTCAACGCGGAAGGGCCGCCGAAGGCGGGGAAGTGATTTCGGACG
The Fimbriiglobus ruber genome window above contains:
- a CDS encoding Gfo/Idh/MocA family protein; the protein is MSERGNLSRRGFMRQSLAGMTAAGLPLWYARDVHGAEETARAAAAKPVAANGKLNFGWIGIGSAQSRAFGIYGTTKGFKQLAHVAACDVDARHVKRAQEEFKKNGHDAEAYHDFRKLTDRKDLDVVVVATPDHWHALVAIEALRKGKDVYCEKPLTLTIEESLALQKVVKETGKVLQTGSQQRSEMPQFRLAADVIRAGRIGKVKKIECRIGGNPTSGPIKAVEPPKELDWEFWLGPTAEVPYRLDGGKTNCHYEFRWWYEYSGGKMTDWGAHHLDIAQWCLGMDGDGPTGVEVIEAAAPYAKGDGYNCHPTFKVKYTYASGAEVIAMDGRGTKVKELYRADGKPLTKKVKKDGKVEEVELDGINGDENGVMVFGEKGTVFVNRGMVVASDAKILSEPLKDDPKLYPSRPTNHVGNFLECIKTREAPICSATVGGGSVIVCHLGVIALRTGKKFTWDPKAHTFTGDNADLGNKMIAREMRAPWKLEV
- a CDS encoding Bax inhibitor-1 family protein — encoded protein: MAHDLTYGEARADAAAQMVENARAAFIRRTYGHLTGAILAFVAAETALFATGSAQDFCQELFSTRYGMLFLMLAFMVGGYGARVVAHASLSPAVQYLCLGLYVALEVVIFLPMLYAADRFFPGQYVAVKAGIVTLSALAGLTIGVYMSGVNFSFLGPILWVLSFVALGAIVASAIFGFQLNILFSVAMVVLTAGFIVYTTSNVLHEYRADQHVAAALELFASVALMFWYVLRIFMSFGRND
- a CDS encoding CPBP family intramembrane glutamic endopeptidase, with protein sequence MDDLSPEQSASTSSPYPTPGALARAKPVAPSFVSVPADASICEVAPVPPRRVVRPTVVAPPPLPRASRVDTDSSRTADRPERRPKSRPKIVPVTRLLLVLGCFAGMMAVSFGQLVQALVTDATEVSELPEAILREQIIRHTVLFEGLDTLIVVAGLVIAGRPPARSAVLHRGLTWASAGPALLLLLGVNIGYHLFLRNLFKPYSDGDGDVQVVDLGLAHQWWWAILLVCVQPAVVEELMFRHLLLGHLRPHLGLHGAVWISGVVFGMAHLGNIVGWPVLMLLGAAFGYARACSGSLALPIALHFLHNFAVLGIEAYTSK
- a CDS encoding GTPase domain-containing protein, whose protein sequence is MADEEPTNLEEPTRSIIRGVLKGFWDWWTSDRRTSENHLEPTRGVLILGPGGTGKTTFARLMSGKIDWLDEFSGRYTESVELEQFTLLDDPDVEVVVAPGQQYRRASTWPELLRQVAAGDYRGLVLVNAYGYHTFSTPSYKYHRLFTGSKPDFLKAYFDDRRTDELRVLREVVPHLSICPKKIWVLSVVTKQDLWASQQQAVETHYQIGEYAAEIQTVAAALGAQRFRHEIVFLSLVLRNLETLANEPLQSTEAGYDMRRLTNSIQNMSQIVEGLKSWEEKQ
- a CDS encoding spherulation-specific family 4 protein, which produces MLRLTLFACVATGLAAAVAAAPPLDPRAARPELRLLLPMYVFPNPDPASAEYKAWQELIDARGAPVVVVLNPNSGPVVDRNPAVPAQKINRECYDKVLARAKANPDLSFVGYVTLSDNKSEPRNGQPEWITRDPKAIARDVDLWYSIYGKDNPRFRGIFFDLQPAFDPEQLSAANKAVEHVYRTHPTALVVRNAGRVPDSPDVLKPAADDVVCLWEKDAKADPFEAFALPAWAGKKAADSRPVYGPDRFLALIYHQPEAEVKYVRAVRDKGVGWLCVTDGSGDWNRLPSYWKDLVKAVAAVNAEGPPKAGK